The proteins below come from a single Drosophila kikkawai strain 14028-0561.14 chromosome 3R, DkikHiC1v2, whole genome shotgun sequence genomic window:
- the LOC108085919 gene encoding uncharacterized protein isoform X1, translating to MKKNYFFDAILVSSTLPNADFMRDTMRADGGRIYSIRLFDDFEDLPIDRLFVEEFPPGPALARFTASPCELIGSLTTRGVCVGLTENNEQIAAGNFMLGPPILRQLTESAFSVTQNITVELFEGKNSKCVVELIVKISSSDPDINQILVPFGNYDVCRPAERDISKRDIIFTLGRSGKCGTSACITDERLMSHAGAPNPCPHAPTEGAEAKGGAASSCGCFVAGMEAPNAAEEAKEKERTALKQLIEELGLDKVKVPKPPRTFEKSRRWHTSTSSLTPNTTSTCHPNEFGPETAPRKRKALSLTASMEQQARRRILGPYPVAEPELKNEPYKPPHLCPLCKSDISWLPKISACPYCGYKTFEIIASSEDPYDMTTTAQQLLQDCLRKEVCERDSFAGMVDQNDKIGDGSDKLSQHDDPNIPNRCLCISGQPCARCRIRTLCENYVKNNEVKQPPLPQAQAGSKDHSQPVQGKEPKRKKSTTSQRHSQLVSIFTEMRNMYDPKNGTADKADDQAMCEAICHGTKTSKARRKARKELQKALKEIDKAYPSPPKKRVKKRVQRPKSKCYTFLKVHKRPSNPRIGHTDCISDGACSGYCKVPCHMGWMWTKSEMARYKSWRPGAIAKPIRQMMAYFLRDYPADNICLSRYHYRWRGKGSKEKPEEEPLVQHPMLQISRRGDEYIITLRPLKDPKSLSVSANPFADMKPVVFRITKDPMAVALRELREFLRDSGFAPCTCGRPLANCFCRTHIDKKRIQYEVDQQCSRRGLSFNSDTFTYSAESDGDDSDREYEFGVTPPVAVIKPERQPRPDRTNTETQYLEEDWASPSVYPHPASMLVQYDACVMAERKKKFNWLYGKGNVHAEPKKPIMKNKSTKPAKKKLPFRNAGGFDDPRRFDPPPLNRPWKKNATGR from the exons atgaagaaaaactaCTTCTTCGACGCCATACTGGTGTCTTCCACGTTGCCGAATGCCGACTTCATGCGGGATACCATGAGAGCGGATGGGGGTCGTATCTATAGCATACGTCTATTTGACGACTTTGAGGATCTGCCCATCGATCGGTTGTTCGTGGAGGAGTTCCCTCCGGGACCAGCTTTGGCTCGGTTCACGGCAAGTCCCTGCGAACTGATCGGCTCACTAACCACCAGGGGCGTCTGTGTGGGTCTCACGGAGAACAATGAGCAGATTGCCGCTGGAAATTTCATGCTGGGACCTCCCATCCTGCGCCAGCTGACGGAATCTGCCTTCTCGGTGACGCAGAACATCACGGTGGAGCTGTTCGAGGGCAAAAACTCAAAGTGCGTTGTTGAGCTCATCGTGAAGATCAGCTCCTCCGATCCAGATATTAA CCAAATCCTGGTACCATTCGGCAACTATGACGTGTGTCGACCCGCGGAGCGAGACATAAGCAAGAGGGACATCATCTTCACTTTGGGTCGCTCGGGTAAATGTGGCACTAGCGCCTGCATCACGGACGAGCGACTGATGTCGCATGCCGGGGCGCCCAACCCTTGTCCTCATGCGCCCACTGAGGGTGCGGAGGCCAAGGGAGGTGCCGCCTCTAGTTGcggttgttttgtggctggcATGGAAGCACCGAATGCGGCTGAGGAGGCGAAGGAAAAGGAGCGGACTGCCCTGAAGCAGCTCATCGAGGAGCTGGGTCTGGACAAAGTCAAGGTGCCCAAGCCTCCACGAACATTCGAAAAGTCACGTCGTTGGCATACCTCCACTTCGAGCCTTACTCCGAATACCACCTCCACATGCCATCCCAACGAGTTCGGTCCGGAGACTGCACCCAGGAAGAGGAAGGCTCTCTCGTTGACCGCATCAATGGAGCAGCAGGCACGTCGCAGGATCCTGGGCCCGTATCCCGTCGCAGAGCCGGAACTGAAAAACGAGCCCTATAAGCCGCCACATCTCTGCCCGCTCTGCAAGTCGGACATCAGTTGGCTGCCCAAGATCTCGGCCTGTCCATATTGTGGCTACAAGACCTTCGAAATCATCGCCTCTAGCGAGGATCCCTACGATATGACGACCACGGCACAGCAACTGTTGCAGGATTGTCTGCGCAAGGAGGTTTGTGAGAGAGACTCCTTCGCAGGAATGGTGGATCAAAATGACAAAATAGGCGACGGATCTGATAAACTCTCCCAGCATGATGATCCCAATATACCAAACCGGTGCCTTTGCATATCCGGCCAGCCCTGTGCCCGCTGTCGCATTCGCACGCTCTGCGAAAACTACGTCAAGAACAACGAGGTTAAGCAGCCGCCGTTGCCCCAGGCCCAAGCTGGGTCCAAGGACCATTCCCAGCCTGTTCAAGGAAAGGAGCCAAAGCGGAAGAAGTCCACTACCTCACAGCGACATTCTCAGCTGGTATCCATCTTCACGGAGATGAGGAACATGTATGACCCGAAGAACGGCACCGCCGACAAGGCAGACGATCAGGCCATGTGCGAGGCTATCTGCCACGGCACCAAGACTTCCAAGGCCAGGAGAAAGGCCAGAAAGGAGTTGCAGAAGGCGCTCAAGGAGATAGACAAGGCATACCCCAGCCCGCCCAAGAAGCGTGTCAAGAAGCGCGTACAGCGACCCAAATCCAAGTG CTACACCTTCCTGAAGGTGCACAAGCGACCATCGAATCCCCGGATTGGGCACACGGACTGCATCTCGGATGGCGCCTGCTCCGGCTACTGCAAGGTACCCTGCCACATGGGCTGGATGTGGACCAAGAGTGAGATGGCGCGCTACAAGTCCTGGCGACCTGGAGCCATTGCCAAGCCCATTCGCCAGATGATGGCCTACTTCCTGCGCGACTATCCGGCGGACAACATCTGTCTTTCACGCTACCACTACCGTTGGAGGGGCAAGGGCAGTAAGGAAAAGCCCGAGGAGGAGCCGCTGGTGCAGCATCCTATGCTGCAAATCAGTCGCAGGGGCGACGAGTACATCATCACTCTGCGCCCTTTGAAAGATCCCAAATCTCTGTCGGTCAGTGCCAATCCGTTTGCGGACATGAAGCCGGTGGTCTTCCGCATCACCAAGGATCCCATGGCTGTGGCGCTAAGGGAATTGAGAGAGTTCCTGCGGGATAGTGGCTTTGCTCCCTGCACCTGTGGCCGGCCCCTGGCCAACTGCTTCTGCCGGACTCACATCGATAAGAAGCGCATTCAGTACGAAGTGGATCAGCAATGTAGCCGCCGCGGTTTGTCCTTCAACTCCGACACCTTTACGTACTCGGCCGAGAGCGATGGCGACGACAGCGATCGGGAGTACGAGTTCGGGGTAACTCCACCAGTCGCAGTCATCAAGCCGGAGCGCCAGCCAAGACCGGACAGGACCAATACGGAGACGCAGTACCTGGAGGAGGACTGGGCCTCACCCTCGGTGTATCCGCATCCGGCCAGCATGCTCGTCCAGTACGATGCCTGTGTGATGGCCGAGCGCAAGAAGAAGTTCAATTGGCTCTACGGCAAGGGCAACGTCCATGCGGAACCCAAGAAGCCAATCATGAAGAATAAGTCCACCAAGCCGGCCAAGAAGAAGCTGCCCTTCCGCAACGCTGGCGGCTTTGATGATCCGCGTCGCTTTGATCCCCCACCGCTAAATAGGCCGTGGAAAAAGAACGCCACAGGGCGGTAG
- the LOC108085919 gene encoding uncharacterized protein isoform X2 — MKKNYFFDAILVSSTLPNADFMRDTMRADGGRIYSIRLFDDFEDLPIDRLFVEEFPPGPALARFTASPCELIGSLTTRGVCVGLTENNEQIAAGNFMLGPPILRQLTESAFSVTQNITVELFEGKNSKCVVELIVKISSSDPDINQILVPFGNYDVCRPAERDISKRDIIFTLGRSGKCGTSACITDERLMSHAGAPNPCPHAPTEGAEAKGGAASSCGCFVAGMEAPNAAEEAKEKERTALKQLIEELGLDKVKVPKPPRTFEKSRRWHTSTSSLTPNTTSTCHPNEFGPETAPRKRKALSLTASMEQQARRRILGPYPVAEPELKNEPYKPPHLCPLCKSDISWLPKISACPYCGYKTFEIIASSEDPYDMTTTAQQLLQDCLRKEVCERDSFAGMVDQNDKIGDGSDKLSQHDDPNIPNRCLCISGQPCARCRIRTLCENYVKNNEVKQPPLPQAQAGSKDHSQPVQGKEPKRKKSTTSQRHSQLVSIFTEMRNMYDPKNGTADKADDQAMCEAICHGTKTSKARRKARKELQKALKEIDKAYPSPPKKRVKKRVQRPKSKWCTSDHRIPGLGTRTASRMAPAPATARYPATWAGCGPRVRWRATSPGDLEPLPSPFAR, encoded by the exons atgaagaaaaactaCTTCTTCGACGCCATACTGGTGTCTTCCACGTTGCCGAATGCCGACTTCATGCGGGATACCATGAGAGCGGATGGGGGTCGTATCTATAGCATACGTCTATTTGACGACTTTGAGGATCTGCCCATCGATCGGTTGTTCGTGGAGGAGTTCCCTCCGGGACCAGCTTTGGCTCGGTTCACGGCAAGTCCCTGCGAACTGATCGGCTCACTAACCACCAGGGGCGTCTGTGTGGGTCTCACGGAGAACAATGAGCAGATTGCCGCTGGAAATTTCATGCTGGGACCTCCCATCCTGCGCCAGCTGACGGAATCTGCCTTCTCGGTGACGCAGAACATCACGGTGGAGCTGTTCGAGGGCAAAAACTCAAAGTGCGTTGTTGAGCTCATCGTGAAGATCAGCTCCTCCGATCCAGATATTAA CCAAATCCTGGTACCATTCGGCAACTATGACGTGTGTCGACCCGCGGAGCGAGACATAAGCAAGAGGGACATCATCTTCACTTTGGGTCGCTCGGGTAAATGTGGCACTAGCGCCTGCATCACGGACGAGCGACTGATGTCGCATGCCGGGGCGCCCAACCCTTGTCCTCATGCGCCCACTGAGGGTGCGGAGGCCAAGGGAGGTGCCGCCTCTAGTTGcggttgttttgtggctggcATGGAAGCACCGAATGCGGCTGAGGAGGCGAAGGAAAAGGAGCGGACTGCCCTGAAGCAGCTCATCGAGGAGCTGGGTCTGGACAAAGTCAAGGTGCCCAAGCCTCCACGAACATTCGAAAAGTCACGTCGTTGGCATACCTCCACTTCGAGCCTTACTCCGAATACCACCTCCACATGCCATCCCAACGAGTTCGGTCCGGAGACTGCACCCAGGAAGAGGAAGGCTCTCTCGTTGACCGCATCAATGGAGCAGCAGGCACGTCGCAGGATCCTGGGCCCGTATCCCGTCGCAGAGCCGGAACTGAAAAACGAGCCCTATAAGCCGCCACATCTCTGCCCGCTCTGCAAGTCGGACATCAGTTGGCTGCCCAAGATCTCGGCCTGTCCATATTGTGGCTACAAGACCTTCGAAATCATCGCCTCTAGCGAGGATCCCTACGATATGACGACCACGGCACAGCAACTGTTGCAGGATTGTCTGCGCAAGGAGGTTTGTGAGAGAGACTCCTTCGCAGGAATGGTGGATCAAAATGACAAAATAGGCGACGGATCTGATAAACTCTCCCAGCATGATGATCCCAATATACCAAACCGGTGCCTTTGCATATCCGGCCAGCCCTGTGCCCGCTGTCGCATTCGCACGCTCTGCGAAAACTACGTCAAGAACAACGAGGTTAAGCAGCCGCCGTTGCCCCAGGCCCAAGCTGGGTCCAAGGACCATTCCCAGCCTGTTCAAGGAAAGGAGCCAAAGCGGAAGAAGTCCACTACCTCACAGCGACATTCTCAGCTGGTATCCATCTTCACGGAGATGAGGAACATGTATGACCCGAAGAACGGCACCGCCGACAAGGCAGACGATCAGGCCATGTGCGAGGCTATCTGCCACGGCACCAAGACTTCCAAGGCCAGGAGAAAGGCCAGAAAGGAGTTGCAGAAGGCGCTCAAGGAGATAGACAAGGCATACCCCAGCCCGCCCAAGAAGCGTGTCAAGAAGCGCGTACAGCGACCCAAATCCAAGTG GTGCACAAGCGACCATCGAATCCCCGGATTGGGCACACGGACTGCATCTCGGATGGCGCCTGCTCCGGCTACTGCAAGGTACCCTGCCACATGGGCTGGATGTGGACCAAGAGTGAGATGGCGCGCTACAAGTCCTGGCGACCTGGAGCCATTGCCAAGCCCATTCGCCAGATGA
- the Ppi1 gene encoding uncharacterized protein Ppi1 has product MCEAVDPKSKPAEKPREELMDWNAYYKNRGLISTRLGSKKAEYMHCSTDITPEKKGTGPSCCCSSCPVKDRSNYIPKCPGPGQKGKPNREYMRCFATNMVVLRLDMPGWEFECRDRLKLKANVCRKVKLCLDASRINVNELPAEVMKTFQMEPECLARQLDEGIGISLVYMGKEIGRGCYEVPKAVINRMVNQFDEIVHDANIELTCRCCTVGLVHIRFSMIMRCQTLKEVAVERLAGGQEWGCGLAERKRKAKDSNVNPQDLAFMAEGSYTSSSSLDPCAGFLPSDMDIPSMSSLEENVHHSSQDPQPQLIDMAGPFPVYSCPKGDDVYQDVTIEPPAGPSAQFSPEQQHFLGDGSTNRLGQKLSSPKLLQMHISGTRTCILCGEDVSWLPKVAACPYCGYKAVPEFKEREYDENATARQILLDHLENPVEELSFDLGSVEGCSGDGGLDYGTTSEAFEAVVREYQALKRSIRQSQTKACESVTQKQTNMAVSGDQLQGKSRPQDLVKIFAELKELFKVNEVQDERQNMQEICKEACKLAKGKKSKSRLAEAASKTNAVPSEPKDACEVPKKKKRRRTIKRSTKSRYYSMYSPQNRIKIRQDSIPPDERVPAHMGWLWTAHPLASKPGWRPGAIRRSIRQLMCYFLKDYPLDTIPVSKYMSYYNHKKPPTLTPVGTCEDLVQVPTLHIEKKHDVYTITLRPLKNGDTLARSANPYLDMKPVQFRIVKDPLMKELRDMKRCLKNMGFSKCTCHKPVMHCYCRSFVDKKLLVQRIREECERRHIDPCEDDLVLSETSDSEAEFEFGVTPPAGLMRPDRFKSSHIKHTETQYDESDWAMPSQFPHPPHPEVQYASCVMGERKKPFNWVYGKGVIQEEPKPPKMRNIPKKGKKKKVEPGRVAGGFAGHEYQDSSIYSRLNNNSPPRRLITPENLVPPNYSTDSELPLSGEHMRRLDQAAYPPTAPQRREPWALELEKERQRRRVKRRAKKLVRFDPSIGPHSSDSYDP; this is encoded by the exons ATGTGCGAAGCCGTTGATCCAAAGTCCAAGCCGGCGGAGAAGCCACGGGAGGAGCTGATGGACTGGAATGCCTACTACAAGAACCGTGGGCTGATCAGCACCCGGCTGGGCAGTAAGAAGGCAGAGTATATGCACTGCTCCACCGATATAACGCCGGAGAAGAAGGGCACTGGCCCCTCTTGCTGCTGTTCCTCTTGCCCCGTCAAGGATCGCTCGAACTACATACCAAAATGTCCGGGTCCCGGGCAGAAGGGCAAGCCCAATCGGGAATACATGAGATGTTTTGCCACCAATATGGTGGTCCTCAGGCTGGACATGCCTGGCTGGGAGTTCGAGTGCAGGGATCGACTGAAACTCAAGGCCAACGTCTGTAGAAAAGTCAAGCTATGTCTGGATGCCAGTCGCATCAACGTCAACGAACTGCCGGCGGAGGTCATGAAGACCTTCCAGATGGAGCCAGAGTGCCTGGCGAGGCAGCTAGACGAGGGCATTGGCATCTCCCTGGTTTACATGGGCAAGGAGATAG GTCGCGGCTGCTACGAGGTGCCCAAAGCTGTGATCAACCGCATGGTCAACCAGTTCGATGAAATCGTGCACGACGCCAACATAGAGCTCACCTGCCGCTGCTGCACCGTGGGTCTGGTCCACATCCGCTTCTCCATGATCATGCGCTGCCAGACCCTCAAAGA AGTTGCGGTCGAACGTTTGGCGGGCGGCCAAGAATGGGGATGTGGTTTGGCGGAGCGGAAACGGAAGGCAAAGGACAGTAACGTGAATCCGCAGGACCTTGCGTTCATGGCGGAGGGCAGCTACACATCCTCCTCCTCTCTCGATCCCTGTGCAGGATTCCTGCCCAGCGACATGGATATCCCTTCAATGAGCAGCCTGGAAGAGAATGTCCACCACAGCTCTCAG GATCCGCAGCCGCAACTGATCGACATGGCGGGGCCCTTTCCCGTTTACTCCTGTCCTAAAGGGGATGATGTCTACCAAGATGTTACCATCGAGCCACCGGCTGGACCCTCTGCCCAGTTCTCGCCGGAGCAGCAACACTTTCTAGGCGATGGATCCACCAACCGTTTAGGCCAGAAGCTGTCGTCGCCGAAGCTGCTCCAGATGCACATTAGCGGCACTCGCACCTGCATACTCTGCGGTGAGGACGTGTCCTGGTTGCCCAAAGTGGCTGCCTGTCCTTACTGCGGCTACAAGGCCGTTCCAGAGTTTAAGGAGCGCGAATACGACGAGAATGCCACCGCCCGGCAGATCCTGCTTGATCACCTCGAGAACCCAGTGGAGGAACTCAGCTTTGATCTTGGGTCAGTGGAGGGATGTTCTGGCGATGGAGGCCTGGATTATGGCACCACCTCCGAGGCCTTTGAGGCTGTAGTGCGGGAATACCAGGCCCTGAAGCGCAGCATCCGCCAATCCCAAACCAAGGCCTGCGAGTCGGTGACCCAGAAACAGACCAATATGGCAGTGTCCGGAGATCAGCTGCAGGGCAAGTCCCGACCACAGGACCTGGTCAAGATCTTTGCCGAGCTGAAAGAACTGTTCAAGGTAAATGAAGTGCAGGATGAAAGGCAGAATATGCAGGAGATCTGCAAGGAGGCCTGCAAACTGGCCAAGGGCAAAAAGAGCAAGAGTCGCTTAGCTGAGGCAGCGAGCAAAACTAACGCGGTACCCTCGGAACCCAAGGATGCCTGCGAAGTGcccaagaaaaagaaaaggcgAAGGACTATAAAGAGGTCCACCAAGTCCAGGTACTACTCGATGTACTCTCCCCAGAACAGGATCAAAATAAGGCAGGATAGCATTCCCCCGGACGAGAGGGTGCCCGCTCACATGGGCTGGCTGTGGACTGCTCATCCGTTGGCCTCCAAGCCCGGCTGGCGACCTGGAGCCATCCGCCGCTCCATACGCCAACTGATGTGCTACTTTCTCAAGGATTATCCCTTGGACACCATCCCTGTCTCCAAGTACATGTCCTACTACAACCATAAGAAGCCACCGACCTTGACACCAGTTGGGACCTGTGAAGATCTCGTCCAGGTGCCTACGCTGCACATCGAGAAGAAACATGATGTTTACACCATCACCCTCCGGCCGCTGAAGAACGGGGACACGCTGGCCCGCTCCGCCAATCCGTACTTGGACATGAAGCCCGTACAATTTCGGATCGTAAAGGACCCGCTTATGAAGGAGCTGCGCGACATGAAGCGTTGCCTCAAGAACATGGGCTTCAGCAAGTGCACCTGCCACAAGCCGGTCATGCACTGCTATTGCCGCAGTTTTGTGGACAAGAAGCTCTTGGTCCAACGCATCCGGGAGGAGTGCGAGCGCCGTCACATCGATCCCTGCGAGGACGACCTGGTGTTGTCAGAGACCTCGGATAGCGAGGCGGAGTTTGAATTCGGGGTCACGCCACCTGCTGGCCTGATGCGTCCCGATCGGTTCAAGAGCAGCCACATCAAGCACACTGAGACGCAGTACGACGAGTCCGACTGGGCAATGCCCAGTCAGTTTCCACATCCGCCCCATCCCGAGGTTCAGTATGCCAGCTGTGTGATGGGCGAGCGGAAGAAGCCCTTCAATTGGGTCTATGGCAAAGGCGTTATCCAGGAGGAGCCCAAGCCGCCCAAGATGCGCAATATCCCCAAAAAGGGAAAGAAAAAGAAGGTTGAGCCGGGACGCGTGGCCGGAGGATTCGCGGGGCATGAATACCAGGACTCTAGCATCTACAGTCGGCTAAACAACAACTCTCCACCGAGGCGATTGATAACTCCGGAAAACCTTGTGCCGCCCAACTACTCCACGGACTCTGAGCTGCCGCTGAGTGGCGAGCACATGCGTCGCCTGGACCAGGCAGCCTATCCACCGACGGCCCCGCAACGCCGGGAGCCCTGGGCCCTGGAATTGGAGAAGGAGCGGCAGCGGAGAAGGGTCAAGCGAAGAGCCAAGAAGCTGGTCCGGTTCGATCCCAGCATTGGACCTCACTCCTCAGACAGCTATGATCCTTAG
- the LOC108085864 gene encoding uncharacterized protein, whose amino-acid sequence MCGLVRILCLLGIMALLLPLGYHGESVEGGDLLDPAYGDFYGNASAPRLLRFRDFEPREPRNVAYSLVEDPLPGVEREGRGFHFHASGEDVSVELEFIVPFVKVPVKRSMNLARDAVQSILNLRTGAILNTAVVVAAGAVIAAVVRLLLAPLVITSLGNGYGYKSDNSRGMRRLTDVVESQLEEHNIDMTVCVQQLICQYLQRNLTSGYARVLNVLASSSWLPSSVQGTAVFQAIQSSRSSRSCFQTYRSCRWPKRLNWTSGSLPQILKFFNG is encoded by the exons ATGTGCGGATTGGTGCGGATCTTGTGCCTGCTGGGAATAATGGCTCTACTTCTGCCGCTGGGCTACCATGGTGAAAGCGTCGAGGGAGGCGACCTATTAGACCCGGCTTATGGAGACTTTTACGGGAATGCCAGTGCCCCCAGGTTGCTGCGATTCCGTGACTTTGAGCCCAGGGAGCCTAGAAATGTGGCCTATTCTTTGGTGGAGGATCCACTGCCAGGAGTAGAACGCGAGGGTCGCGGCTTCCATTTCCATGCTAGCGGCGAGGACGTGAGTGTGGAGCTGGAGTTTATTGTTCCATTCGTGAAGGTGCCTGTAAAGAGGAGCATGAACCTGGCCCGAGATGCGGTCCAGAGTATTCTCAATCTGCGAACGGGAGCTATTCTGAATACAGCTGTGGTGGTGGCCGCTGGAGCGGTTATAGCAGCTGTAGTGCGTCTGCTCCTGGCTCCCCTGGTGATCACCTCGCTGGGCAATGGTTATGGCTACAAATCGGATAACAGCAGGGGCA TGCGTCGACTTACCGATGTGGTGGAGTCCCAACTGGAAGAGCACAATATCGACATGACTGTCTGTGTCCAGCAACTCATCTGCCAGTATCTGCAAAGGAATTTGACTTCTGGTTATGCCAGGGTTCTCAATGTGTTGGCCAG ctCTTCCTGGCTGCCCTCTTCTGTGCAAGGAACAGCAGTCTTCCAGGCCATTCAATCTTCGAGAAGCAGTCGCAGTTGTTTCCAAACATATCGCAGCTGTCGATGGCCCAAACGCTTAAATTGGACGTCGGGATCTCTGCCGCAAATACTAAAGTTCTTTAATGGATAA
- the LOC108085863 gene encoding uncharacterized protein has product MKLYYLTCALLASFAVIWAGSGEEKSEAKKGSYKLPRPQHLKQNHHGQGFKLLSFDAIGKNIALGLDYLVPFLEVPVKRKRNAPPKPLVIVNSAAVLSCGLVVAGGLLVGHLIRSMGLEAITGDDHKPILGNVSSNNTKSSEEEDTSTSSSTLSANNATYRGIFEEELSLPRIFDNFKLIYRNETGDRVATSLPNILGTIEHSFLNNDVDLSVCLLKSICSVTRSAGDKVLQGQASDIEHLLDGATSWSWLLAWLEQSAFREAIDAGKVISPQHCSIKYPQCKWAVPEEEIIELFRKNVQFK; this is encoded by the exons ATGAAGCTGTACTACCTAACCTGCGCTCTCCTGGCCAGCTTTGCCGTCATTTGGGCCGGCAGTGGCGAAGAGAAGTCGGAGGCAAAGAAAGGATCATATAAGCTACCCAGGCCACAGCACCTGAAGCAGAATCATCATGGCCAGGGTTTCAAGCTGCTGTCCTTCGATGCCATAGGCAAGAACATCGCCTTGGGCCTGGATTATCTGGTGCCCTTTCTGGAAGTTCCTGTCAAGCGAAAGCGGAATGCTCCACCCAAG CCCCTTGTTATAGTCAATTCTGCTGCCGTTCTTAGCTGTGGCCTGGTGGTTGCAGGAGGACTCCTAGTTGGTCATCTAATTCGCAGCATGGGACTAGAGGCAATCACGGGAGATGATCACAAGCCCATACTGGGAAATGTTTCCAGTAACAATACCAAGTCTTCGGAGGAAGAGGACACATCCACATCATCCTCTACTCTGAGTGCTAACAATGCCACCTATCGAGGAATATTCGAAGAAGAGCTAAGCCTGCCCAGGATCTTTGACAACTTTAAGCTGATATATCGTAACGAAACTGGAGATCGTGTGG CTACCAGTCTTCCCAATATTCTGGGCACCATTGAACACTCTTTTCTAAATAACGATGTAGATTTGTCAGTTTGTCTGCTGAAATCCATTTGCTCTGTGACCCGCAGCGCTGGGGATAAAGTCCTTCAGGGTCAGGCCTCGGATATAGAGCACCTGCTGGATGGGGCCACTAGTTGGTCCTGGCTGCTGGCCTGGCTGGAGCAGTCGGCCTTCCGGGAAGCCATCGATGCAGGCAAGGTAATATCCCCGCAACACTGCAGCATCAAGTATCCGCAGTGCAAGTGGGCTGTTCCGGAGGAGGAAATCATAGAGCTATTTCGTAAAAATGTGCAGTTTAAgtaa